From Pyrenophora tritici-repentis strain M4 chromosome 1, whole genome shotgun sequence, the proteins below share one genomic window:
- a CDS encoding Morph-protein1 domain containing protein, which yields MVLQHNSSMGILANDLKSIRESAPSEARPTVATRIPSTPGPDHGIMALPNPQLTQRASEYGSDIEINSIATPSDYGSDIDIDIDIDDDTILADAFETINQGAPAEKPAVLPSVEFEEGELEDEEQDVDGFVQIHRPALLRVAKGTSRVDAHVQRETQSLPMRQRTTLEVEYDEISRRAWSVPMQDPASPSTPSPTRSYRTATKAKGALPQSEAVKVAEEDTRSPLERFRTKPKKPLSVTDLISPAWCELQYFYTLSKFGRKPRTQVMRTGSKIHQTLEDQVHTTVQVQIETKEDRFGLRIWNIISGLRCLRETGLTRELEVWGIIEGQVVNGVIDELSYECPDAEFEEQLEKSRAEKSGGILPLPPGQIGISEAFAKASKAQDATLEPDRQVYIADVKTRGANSLPKGAALRPTWMQLMIYRKLLESLSLNTVDAETVLLRYDLRPLEPFTEVFLQEIHDMGPHDEASKYTNLLSLWSLLVSEMQAVLPPTSLSHILRAEYRYAKTGDIIGSELTAYDSEMIEKYLSEEMDWWKGRREAKGVEIEEAFKCQICDFAENCSWRKTKVEEAIEKSRLRREARETSAV from the exons ATGGTACTTCAACACAACTCATCGATGGGCATACTAGCTAATGACCTCAAGAGTATACGCGAAAGCGCGCCATCCGAAGCGCGTCCCACTGTCGCCACGCGCATACCCAGCACCCCCGGGCCAGATCATGGCATCATGGCTTTGCCGAATCCACAGCTGACACAGCGTGCGAGCGAGTACGGCTCAGACATTGAGATTAACTCTATTGCCACGCCGAGCGACTATGGTTCCGACATTGATATTGACATTGACATCGACGACGATACCATACTCGCAGACGCTTTCGAGACAATAAATCAGGGAGCGCCTGCTGAGAAACCAGCCGTTTTGCCTAGCGTTGAATTTGAAGAGGGCGAACTAGAAGACGAAGAGCAGGATGTGGACGGCTTCGTGCAGATACACAGGCCTGCGCTTCTGCGCGTGGCAAAGGGTACGAGTAGGGTCGATGCCCATGTGCAGCGGGAAACGCAGAGCCTCCCTATGCGGCAGCGAACGACGCTGGAAGTCGAGTACGACGAAATCTCGCGTCGGGCATGGAGTG TACCTATGCAAGACCCTGCCTCGCCATCCACACCCTCACCCACCCGCTCTTACCGTACCGCAACAAAGGCCAAGGGCGCTCTTCCCCAATCCGAAGCCGTAAAAGTAGCTGAAGAGGACACGCGTTCACCACTTGAGCGTTTTCGTACAAAACCCAAGAAGCCTTTATCCGTGACAGACTTGATATCGCCAGCATGGTGCGAGTTGCAGTACTTTTACACCCTCAGCAAGTTTGGGCGTAAACCGCGGACGCAGGTTATGCGCACTGGCTCCAAGATACATCAGACGCTGGAAGATCAGGTACATACAACCGTGCAGGTACAGATTGAGACCAAGGAAGACCGCTTCGGTCTTCGTATTTGGAATATCATATCCGGTCTACGGTGTCTGCGTGAGACTGGCCTGACGCGCGAGCTGGAAGTGTGGGGTATTATCGAGGGCCAGGTCGTCAACGGCGTCATCGACGAACTATCGTACGAGTGTCCTGATGCCGAGTTTGAGGAACAGCTCGAGAAGTCCAGGGCCGAGAAGAGTGGCGGTATTCTTCCCTTGCCACCCGGCCAAATCGGTATATCAGAGGCCTTTGCAAAGGCTTCCAAAGCCCAAGACGCCACTCTGGAGCCCGACCGCCAGGTCTACATTGCCGATGTAAAGACAAGAGGTGCAAATTCGCTACccaaaggcgctgcactgCGTCCTACCTGGATGCAACTAATGATATACCGCAAACTCCTCGAGTCACTCTCACTAAACACAGTCGACGCCGAAACAGTCCTTCTCCGCTACGATCTCCGACCGCTCGAACCCTTCACCGAAGTCTTCTTGCAAGAAATCCATGACATGGGTCCTCATGACGAAGCCTCCAAGTATACAAATCTCCTCTCCTTGTGGTCCTTGCTCGTTAGCGAAATGCAGGCCGTTTTGCCACCGACTAGTCTATCTCACATACTTCGAGCAGAGTACCGATACGCCAAAACGGGGGATATCATTGGATCGGAGCTCACGGCTTATGACTCGGAGATGATTGAAAAGTATCTTTCTGAAGAGATGGATTGGTGGAAGGGACGGAGAGAGGCAAAGGGCGTGGAGATTGAAGAGGCATTCAAGTGTCAGATTTGCGATTTTGCCGAGAATTGTAGTTGGAGGAAGACAAAGGTTGAAGAGGCGATTGAGAAGAGTAGGTTGAGGAGGGAGGCGAGGGAGACGAGTGCTGTGTGA
- a CDS encoding AhpC-TSA-2 domain containing protein has product MTWQSEFWSWMSPPAVQTAETPAVGQKAPTTPKLIIPARNGKPTIVTFLRHCGCPFAEKTYLSLRAIAPAHPDIDFIAVSHSDQESTDRWLASLPDPSKNTQPNLQMVVDAEREAYAAWGLGTSSLWHVLGSISGVSKLKQDGISVRSTESGSRWQTAGNFAVDGEGIVRWTRKDERADDMPDFKHGLDAVL; this is encoded by the exons ATGACCTGGCAAAGCGAGTTCTGGTCGTGGATGTCGCCGCCTGCGGTGCAGACGGCCGAGACACCGGCTGTTGGCCAGAAAGCGCCTACAACACCCAAGCTGATTATTCCAGCACGTAATGGCAAGCCTACAATCGTCACTTTCCTCAGGCACTGTGGATGCCCAT TCGCAGAGAAGACATACCTAAGCCTACGCGCAATCGCACCCGCCCACCCAGACATAGACTTCATAGCCGTCTCGCATAGCGACCAAGAGTCTACGGACCGATGGCTTGCGTCCTTGCCCGACCCGTCCAAGAACACGCAACCCAATCTCCAGATGGTGGTTGACGCGGAACGTGAGGCATATGCTGCATGGGGCCTGGGCACCTCGAGCCTATGGCATGTCCTAGGCAGCATATCAGGCGTCTCAAAGCTCAAACAGGACGGCATCAGTGTCAGATCTACAGAGAGCGGCAGCAGGTGGCAGACGGCGGGCAATTTTGCCGTAGACGGGGAGGGCATAGTGAGATGGACTAGGAAGGACGAGCGCGCGGATGATATGCCGGATTTCAAACACGGTCTTGATGCTGTGCTTTGA
- a CDS encoding HHT1, Histones H3 and H4: protein MARTKQTARKSTGGKAPRKQLASKAARKSAPSTGGVKKPHRYKPGTVALREIRRYQKSTELLIRKLPFQRLVREIAQDFKSDLRFQSSAIGALQESVEAYLVSLFEDTNLCAIHAKRVTIQSKDIQLARRLRGERG from the exons ATGGCCCGCACCAAGCAGACCGCCCGCAAGTCCACCGGTGGCAAAGCCCCCCGCAAGCA ACtcgcctccaaggccgcTCGCAAGTCTGCGCCATCAACCGGTGGTGTCAAGAAGCCTCACCGCTACAAGCCTGGTACCGTCGCTCTCCGTGAGATCCGTCGCTACCAGAAGTCGACCGAGCTCCTCATCCGCAAGCTGCCCTTCCAGCGTCTTGTTCGTGAGATCGCTCAGGACTTCAAGTCCGACTTGCGCTTCCAGTCGTCCGCCATCGGCGCTCTCCAGGAGTCGGTCGAGGCCTACCTCGTCTCGCTCTTCGAGGACACCAACCTTTGCGCTATCCACGCCAAGCGTGTCACCATCCAGAGCAAGGACATCCAGCTCGCCCGCCGCCTCCGTGGTGAGCGCGGTTAA
- a CDS encoding HHT1, Histones H3 and H4, producing MTGRGKGGKGLGKGGAKRHRKILRDNIQGITKPAIRRLARRGGVKRISAMIYEETRGVLKTFLEGVIRDAVTYTEHAKRKTVTSLDVVYALKRQGRTLYGFGG from the exons ATGACTGGACGCGGCAAGGGCGGAAAGGGTCTCGGAAAGGGTGGCGCCAAGCGTCACCGCAAGATTCTCCGCGACAACATCCAGGGTATCACTAAGCCCGCTATCCGTCGTCTCGCTCGTCGTGGCGGTGTCAAGCGTATCTCAGCCA TGATCTACGAGGAGACTCGCGGTGTTCTCAAGACCTTCCTCGAGGGTGTCATTCGTGACGCCGTCACCTACACTGAGCACGCCAAGCGCAAGACTGTCACTTCTCTCGACGTTGTCTACGCTCTCAAGCGACAAGGCCGCACTCTCTACGGTTTCGGTGGTTAG